One window of the Devosia sp. 2618 genome contains the following:
- a CDS encoding ABC transporter ATP-binding protein, whose amino-acid sequence MIGLTDAVVRFGHRTVLDQLSFTAPAGRSLAILGPNGRGKTTALRAMLGFQPLHGGSRTAPALVGYVPQYASSNQSYKVLDAVVMGRAAGLGLFGQPTPADFAAARDALEQVGAIAFVDERFDRLSGGERQLVLLARALATGSSVLVLDEPGSALDLHNQERLLTLLSSLREPRDRTIVFTTHDPNHALAAADDALLMLPDGPALFGPVAETIVPENLERLYGVPMRLVSLTGADGALHQAVLPAFAGMRAS is encoded by the coding sequence ATGATCGGGCTCACCGACGCCGTCGTGCGCTTTGGCCACCGCACTGTACTGGATCAGCTAAGCTTTACCGCCCCGGCGGGTCGGAGTCTCGCCATTCTGGGACCCAATGGTCGCGGCAAGACCACCGCCTTGCGCGCCATGTTGGGCTTTCAGCCGCTGCATGGCGGCAGCCGCACTGCGCCGGCGCTGGTCGGTTATGTGCCGCAATATGCGTCGAGCAATCAGAGCTACAAGGTGCTGGACGCAGTGGTCATGGGGCGTGCGGCGGGGCTCGGTCTGTTCGGCCAGCCAACGCCCGCCGACTTTGCCGCTGCCCGCGATGCATTGGAACAGGTCGGGGCCATCGCCTTTGTCGACGAGCGGTTTGATCGCCTGTCCGGCGGCGAACGGCAACTGGTTCTGCTGGCGCGAGCACTGGCAACTGGATCGAGCGTCTTGGTTCTGGACGAGCCAGGCTCGGCGCTGGATCTGCACAATCAGGAGCGGCTGCTGACCCTGTTGTCGTCGCTGCGGGAGCCGCGCGACCGCACCATCGTCTTCACCACCCACGACCCCAATCATGCGCTGGCAGCGGCGGACGATGCCTTGCTGATGCTGCCCGATGGCCCGGCTCTGTTTGGGCCGGTGGCCGAAACCATCGTGCCCGAAAACCTCGAACGCCTTTACGGCGTGCCCATGCGGCTGGTTAGCCTGACCGGGGCCGATGGCGCGCTGCATCAGGCCGTCTTGCCTGCCTTTGCCGGGATGCGCGCATCATGA
- the ilvC gene encoding ketol-acid reductoisomerase has product MRVYYDRDADLNIIKSRKVAIVGYGSQGHAHVLNLRDSGVTDVVVALRPGSPSAKKAEGEGLKVMSVADASAWADVIMMLTPDELQADIYKQHIEPNIRDGAALAFAHGLNVHFNLIEPKSTVDVIMIAPKGPGHTVRGEYQKGGGVPCLIAVHQDASGNAHDIALAYASGVGGGRSGVIETNFREECETDLFGEQAVLCGGLVELIRAGFETLVEAGYAPEMAYFECLHEVKLIVDLIYQGGIANMNYSISNTAEWGEYVTGPRIITSETKAEMKRVLHDIQSGKFTSDWMQEIKAGGSRFKATRRLADEHQIEAVGAQLRDMMPWIKAGALVDKAKN; this is encoded by the coding sequence ATGCGCGTTTATTACGATCGGGATGCCGATCTCAACATCATCAAGTCGCGGAAAGTGGCCATCGTCGGCTACGGCTCGCAGGGCCATGCCCATGTGCTGAACCTGCGTGACTCGGGCGTCACCGACGTCGTCGTTGCGCTGCGTCCAGGCTCCCCATCGGCCAAGAAGGCCGAGGGCGAAGGCCTCAAGGTGATGTCGGTTGCTGACGCATCGGCATGGGCAGACGTCATCATGATGCTGACCCCAGATGAGCTGCAGGCAGACATCTACAAGCAGCATATCGAGCCAAACATCCGTGACGGCGCAGCGCTTGCTTTCGCACACGGCCTGAACGTTCACTTCAACCTGATCGAGCCCAAGTCGACTGTTGACGTGATCATGATCGCGCCAAAGGGCCCAGGCCACACCGTGCGCGGCGAATATCAGAAGGGTGGCGGCGTGCCATGCCTGATCGCCGTTCATCAGGACGCATCGGGCAATGCCCATGACATCGCTCTGGCTTACGCTTCGGGCGTTGGCGGCGGCCGTTCGGGCGTCATCGAAACCAACTTCCGCGAAGAATGCGAAACCGATCTGTTCGGCGAGCAGGCAGTGCTTTGCGGCGGTCTGGTCGAGCTGATCCGCGCTGGTTTCGAAACCCTGGTCGAAGCTGGTTACGCACCAGAAATGGCCTATTTCGAGTGCCTGCACGAAGTAAAGCTAATCGTCGACCTGATCTACCAGGGCGGCATTGCCAACATGAACTACTCGATCTCCAACACCGCTGAGTGGGGCGAGTACGTCACCGGCCCACGCATCATCACCTCGGAAACCAAGGCCGAGATGAAGCGCGTGCTGCACGACATTCAGTCGGGCAAGTTCACCTCCGATTGGATGCAGGAAATCAAGGCTGGCGGTTCGCGCTTCAAGGCGACCCGTCGTCTGGCCGACGAGCACCAGATCGAAGCCGTTGGCGCTCAGCTGCGCGACATGATGCCCTGGATCAAGGCCGGCGCGCTGGTCGACAAGGCCAAGAACTAA
- a CDS encoding ABC transporter substrate-binding protein, whose product MTGTAMAQDIVVTDHEGREVTLSAPAQRIVTIPMPMASGVIALSGTDETLVGLNPLSLTAIREGILGKIFPDAANISDAVTGTDFVPNVEALAEVNPDLVIQWGGRGPEIVDPILNAGLNTLLIKYGTEDLTREYMTMVATAIGKPERITELVEWRDQVQKDIEAKTAGIAEEDRPSVLYLGRSLSDITASGNKGNYNAWYIELAGGRNAAAELDGSLSINREQIAQWDPEVILLNSFEPNLDVSWVYDDPILSLTKAAQNHRVYKMPLGGYRWDPPNQESPLTWMWLADLLHPDVFNYDLRAEMTKAYKTLYNYELTGEDIDDIIWTAQQGDSFGYDQFAAK is encoded by the coding sequence ATGACCGGAACGGCGATGGCGCAGGACATCGTGGTGACCGACCATGAAGGCCGTGAGGTCACTCTCTCGGCGCCGGCGCAGCGCATTGTCACCATTCCAATGCCGATGGCTTCTGGCGTAATTGCCCTGAGCGGCACCGATGAAACGCTGGTGGGCCTCAATCCCCTGTCGCTGACAGCCATCCGCGAAGGCATTCTCGGCAAGATTTTCCCCGACGCGGCCAATATCTCGGACGCTGTGACCGGCACCGATTTCGTGCCCAATGTGGAAGCCCTCGCCGAGGTAAATCCGGACCTCGTGATCCAGTGGGGCGGCCGTGGTCCTGAGATCGTCGATCCAATCCTCAATGCCGGACTTAACACGCTGCTGATCAAATACGGCACCGAAGACCTGACCCGCGAATATATGACCATGGTCGCCACTGCCATCGGGAAGCCCGAGCGCATCACCGAACTGGTCGAGTGGCGCGATCAGGTCCAAAAGGACATCGAGGCCAAGACGGCCGGCATTGCCGAGGAAGACCGTCCGAGCGTGCTCTATCTTGGCCGCTCGCTGTCCGACATCACCGCGTCGGGCAATAAGGGCAATTACAACGCCTGGTATATCGAGCTGGCCGGTGGCCGGAACGCCGCCGCCGAACTCGATGGCAGCCTCTCGATCAACCGCGAGCAGATCGCCCAGTGGGACCCCGAAGTCATCCTGCTCAACAGCTTCGAGCCAAACCTCGATGTGTCCTGGGTTTATGACGATCCGATCCTGTCGCTGACCAAGGCCGCGCAGAACCACCGCGTCTACAAGATGCCACTGGGCGGCTACCGCTGGGACCCACCGAACCAGGAATCGCCACTGACCTGGATGTGGCTGGCCGACCTGCTGCACCCTGACGTCTTCAACTATGATCTGCGCGCCGAAATGACCAAGGCCTACAAGACGCTCTACAACTATGAGCTGACCGGCGAAGATATCGACGACATCATCTGGACCGCCCAGCAGGGCGACAGCTTCGGCTACGACCAGTTCGCGGCGAAATAG
- a CDS encoding TetR/AcrR family transcriptional regulator, with protein MPVTIKVNEETFTPRQQAVLTAALDLLVENGDGLTMTAVARRASCSKETLYKWFGDRDGLLTATVQWQAAKVRMPQVDRSHLNAKALRLSIEQFARDLLTVITGEVSITLNRTAVTHAAQEKDSLGIIVLENGPLAIRRRLKPILEAGRDARLLRFTSSEDAYRTFFGLVVRDVQIRLLLGDKALTQSNIEANIEADVKAATDQFFALYGAKATP; from the coding sequence GTGCCAGTGACCATCAAGGTCAACGAAGAGACGTTCACCCCCCGCCAGCAGGCTGTGCTGACGGCGGCGTTGGATTTGCTCGTCGAAAATGGCGATGGCCTGACCATGACGGCTGTGGCGCGCCGCGCCTCCTGCTCCAAGGAAACGCTCTATAAGTGGTTCGGTGACCGTGATGGTCTGCTGACCGCGACCGTGCAGTGGCAGGCCGCCAAGGTGCGCATGCCGCAGGTTGATCGCTCGCATCTCAATGCCAAGGCGCTGCGCCTCAGCATTGAGCAGTTTGCGCGTGACCTGCTCACTGTCATCACCGGCGAAGTGTCCATCACGCTCAACCGCACCGCCGTGACCCATGCGGCGCAGGAAAAAGACAGTCTCGGCATCATCGTGCTCGAGAATGGTCCGCTGGCTATTCGTCGTCGGCTCAAGCCCATTCTGGAAGCCGGGCGCGACGCGCGGCTGTTGCGCTTTACCTCGAGCGAGGATGCCTACCGGACATTTTTTGGGCTCGTCGTGCGCGATGTGCAGATCCGTCTGCTGCTGGGCGACAAGGCGCTGACCCAATCCAATATCGAGGCCAACATCGAAGCCGATGTGAAGGCCGCGACCGACCAGTTCTTTGCCCTTTACGGGGCGAAAGCCACTCCATAA
- a CDS encoding FAD-dependent oxidoreductase, which produces MDRTTCLIAGGGPAGIMLGLLLARGGIAVTVLEKHADFLRDFRGDTVHAATVQLLDELGLGNAFRTLPQTRLQNFQLPQPDGQILLLGDFSRLKPPYDYVAMIPQWDFLDFLVGAAKLEPSFSIRMNTQVTGLSFDGERVSGVQWRDRSGAEGEIVADLVVACDGRHSIVRDAAGFVPRDFKVPLDTWWFRLPRYPDEMGDVATLTPQFGDRELMLTFTRESFYQVAYFAEKGADSRLRAEGIERFRQRITTMRPDFADRLDTLQSMDDLHMLDVRLNRLNTWHRPGLLCIGDAAHAMSPAGGVGINLAIQDAVATATRLAEPLRKGNVTEADLAAVQELRWMPTVLIQQMQRILHRLIFVPAFEGKRVGPPKLAVTLLRAIPAISGLTARFAAFGPRPEHAPDFARRPQTVAAPETKTGAEAPV; this is translated from the coding sequence GTGGACCGGACAACTTGTTTGATCGCTGGCGGTGGACCGGCGGGCATCATGCTGGGTCTGCTGCTGGCGCGCGGCGGAATTGCTGTCACCGTTCTGGAAAAACACGCCGACTTCCTGCGCGATTTTCGCGGCGACACGGTGCACGCGGCGACTGTGCAATTGCTTGATGAACTAGGACTCGGCAACGCTTTCCGCACGCTGCCGCAAACGCGATTGCAGAACTTTCAACTGCCGCAGCCCGATGGGCAGATCCTGTTGCTCGGCGACTTTTCGCGGCTCAAGCCGCCATACGACTATGTGGCGATGATCCCGCAATGGGATTTCCTCGATTTTCTGGTTGGCGCGGCCAAGCTGGAACCCAGCTTTTCGATCCGCATGAACACCCAGGTGACCGGCCTGAGCTTTGACGGGGAGCGGGTCAGCGGCGTGCAGTGGCGGGACCGTAGCGGCGCGGAGGGTGAGATTGTCGCCGATCTGGTGGTTGCCTGCGACGGTCGCCATTCCATCGTCCGTGACGCGGCGGGCTTTGTGCCACGCGACTTCAAGGTGCCGCTCGACACCTGGTGGTTCCGCCTGCCCCGCTATCCCGATGAAATGGGCGACGTGGCGACGCTGACACCGCAATTTGGTGACCGCGAACTGATGCTCACCTTCACCCGCGAAAGCTTCTATCAGGTCGCCTATTTTGCCGAGAAGGGCGCCGACTCCCGCCTGCGCGCCGAAGGCATCGAACGGTTCCGCCAGCGTATCACCACCATGCGCCCCGACTTCGCTGACCGGCTCGATACGCTGCAATCAATGGATGACCTGCATATGCTCGACGTGCGGCTTAATCGGCTCAACACCTGGCACCGCCCCGGCCTGCTCTGCATCGGCGATGCGGCGCATGCCATGTCGCCGGCCGGCGGCGTCGGCATCAATCTGGCCATTCAGGATGCCGTGGCGACGGCAACGCGACTGGCCGAGCCATTGCGCAAGGGCAACGTGACCGAGGCGGACCTTGCGGCCGTGCAAGAGCTCCGTTGGATGCCGACGGTACTGATCCAGCAGATGCAGCGTATTCTGCATCGCCTGATCTTCGTGCCGGCTTTTGAAGGCAAGCGCGTCGGGCCGCCAAAACTGGCTGTGACACTGCTCCGCGCCATACCGGCCATTTCGGGCCTGACCGCGCGCTTTGCGGCTTTCGGCCCGCGCCCGGAACATGCGCCCGACTTCGCGCGGCGCCCGCAAACAGTGGCTGCCCCAGAAACGAAAACGGGGGCCGAAGCCCCCGTTTGA
- a CDS encoding copper resistance protein CopC — translation MRRAFTRYCLVAMLGLLLATLPAATAWAHAQLLSTDPTENAVLDAAPEALRLHFNEPVTALAIRLIDKDGVATDLLEQTTSGETVAVSVPDALADGTQVLSWRVVSTDGHPIAGSLIFSVGMVTGASVVATGTDQAVAVALWTGKLVLFIALFVGVGGAVFSAAATLPPAAHRTALVLSVIGIVVAPVTLGLQGLDALGLPLTSLFDLATWRAGLSTSYGNTAIAATLAFALAVLALAVRPSRTLAILAGLVAALSIALSGHASAANPQWLTRPAVFLHIAGLLFWIGALLPLWLLLRTQSADASRALANFSRAVPFAVAAIVVSGIALGIIQMGAPGPQWLSAYGIILAIKLGLLVILFALALWNRLSLTTPALAGEVKAQTRLRQSIGVELALVLIILALVAGWRFTPPPRALAVVVEAAEPIYGHVMDDEHMAMLTITPGQAGPTIIEIILTDFEGELLTPLSVDVTFSQPDLGIEPFTRPAVESEGLWLIQDLTIPVPGTWLVDLNIRASRFELFKMEGEVDVP, via the coding sequence ATGCGCAGAGCTTTCACGCGCTATTGTCTGGTTGCCATGCTGGGCCTGCTCCTCGCAACGCTCCCGGCCGCAACCGCATGGGCCCACGCCCAACTGCTATCGACCGACCCGACCGAAAACGCGGTGCTCGACGCTGCGCCCGAAGCATTGCGACTGCATTTCAACGAGCCCGTCACCGCCTTGGCGATCCGCCTGATCGACAAGGACGGCGTGGCCACGGATCTCCTGGAGCAAACCACCAGCGGCGAGACGGTCGCGGTTTCCGTTCCCGACGCTTTGGCCGACGGCACGCAGGTGCTGAGCTGGCGCGTCGTCTCCACCGACGGTCACCCCATCGCGGGGTCGCTGATCTTTTCGGTCGGCATGGTCACCGGCGCCAGCGTCGTCGCGACAGGGACCGACCAAGCCGTCGCCGTGGCGCTCTGGACCGGCAAACTCGTCCTGTTCATCGCGCTATTTGTCGGCGTCGGCGGCGCGGTGTTTTCGGCAGCGGCGACACTTCCACCGGCAGCGCATCGAACTGCCCTTGTCTTATCAGTCATTGGCATCGTGGTCGCACCCGTGACACTTGGCTTGCAGGGTCTCGATGCCTTGGGCCTGCCGCTCACATCGCTGTTTGATCTCGCCACATGGAGGGCTGGGCTATCGACCAGCTATGGCAACACCGCCATCGCCGCGACCTTGGCCTTTGCATTGGCTGTGCTTGCCCTCGCCGTGCGGCCATCTCGCACGCTCGCCATTCTGGCCGGTCTTGTCGCAGCCCTCTCCATCGCTCTTAGCGGCCACGCCAGCGCCGCCAACCCGCAATGGCTGACACGCCCTGCCGTGTTCCTCCACATCGCCGGACTGCTATTCTGGATCGGCGCGCTGTTGCCTTTGTGGCTCCTGCTCCGCACCCAGTCCGCCGATGCCAGCCGCGCGCTGGCTAACTTCTCCCGCGCCGTGCCCTTCGCCGTTGCCGCCATCGTGGTGTCAGGCATCGCCCTCGGCATCATCCAGATGGGCGCTCCGGGCCCGCAATGGCTGTCCGCCTATGGCATCATTCTCGCCATCAAGCTTGGCCTCCTGGTCATCCTCTTCGCGCTTGCCTTGTGGAACCGGCTCTCGCTGACCACCCCCGCCTTGGCCGGAGAGGTCAAAGCGCAAACCCGCCTCCGCCAGTCCATCGGTGTCGAACTCGCACTCGTCCTGATCATCCTTGCTCTGGTCGCCGGTTGGCGCTTCACCCCGCCACCGCGCGCGCTGGCGGTAGTCGTTGAAGCCGCCGAGCCGATCTATGGCCACGTCATGGACGACGAGCACATGGCGATGCTCACCATCACGCCGGGTCAGGCCGGCCCGACCATCATCGAGATCATCCTCACCGACTTCGAGGGCGAACTGCTGACGCCACTCAGCGTGGACGTCACCTTCTCCCAACCCGATCTCGGCATCGAACCCTTCACGCGCCCCGCAGTCGAAAGCGAGGGCCTATGGCTGATCCAAGACCTGACCATACCCGTCCCCGGCACCTGGCTCGTCGACCTCAACATCCGCGCCAGCCGGTTCGAGTTGTTCAAGATGGAGGGCGAGGTGGATGTGCCTTAG
- a CDS encoding bifunctional aconitate hydratase 2/2-methylisocitrate dehydratase, with amino-acid sequence MTLYLDYLAEIKSRAEQGLAPKPIDGGGLVGEITAIIRDNGNEHRADALKFFIYNTLPGTTSAAGVKAAFLKQIIVGETLVPEITPVFALELLSHMKGGPSIDVLLDIALGDDAAIAGKAGDVLKTQVFLYDVDMFRLRDAYKAGNAVAKDVLESYAKAEFFTKLPAVEDEIKVVTYIAAEGDISTDLLSPGNQAHSRSDRELHGQCMITPAAQKEIQALQRQHPDKRVMMIAEKGTMGVGSSRMSGVNNVALWTGKPASPYVPFVNFAPIVAGTNGISPIFATTVDVTGGIGLNLKNWVKKLGEDGKPILNNEGNPILEQKYSVETGTVLTIDTKAKKLRDEAGNELVDVAAAFTPQKTEFMKAGSSYAIVFGKKLQTFAAQTLGVEAPAVFAPNKEITVEGQGLTAVEKIFNRNAVGVAPGKVLHAGSDVRVTVNIVGSQDTTGLMTAQELEAMAATVISPLVDGAYQSGCHTASVWDKKAQANIPKLMAFMNNFGVITARDPKGSYHAMTDVIHKVLNDITVDDWAIIIGGDSHTRMSKGVAFGADSGTVALALATGEATMPIPQSVKVTFKGTMQPHMDFRDVVHATQAQMLKQHGDNVFQGRIIEVHIGTLLADQAFTFTDWTAEMKAKASICISQDATLIESLEIAKSRIQIMIDKGMDNPAQTLKGLIAKADARIFEIRSGEKPALTPDANAKYFAEVVVDLDLIDEPMIADPDVNNSDVSRRYTHDTIRPVSYYGGTKKVDLGFVGSCMVHKGDMKIVAQMLKNIEKTEGKVEFKAPLVVAAPTYNIIDELKAEGDWEILQKYSGFEFDDLKPKTSNRTEYENILYLERPGCNLCMGNQEKAEKGDTVLATSTRLFQGRVVEDTAEKKGESLLASTPVVVLSAILGRTPSAEEYKAAVVGINLTKFAPPQTTPIDSKSVHF; translated from the coding sequence ATGACCCTCTACTTAGATTACCTGGCCGAAATCAAAAGCAGAGCGGAACAGGGACTCGCGCCTAAGCCGATCGACGGCGGTGGCCTGGTCGGTGAAATCACAGCGATCATCCGGGATAATGGCAACGAGCACCGCGCCGATGCCCTCAAGTTCTTTATCTATAACACCCTGCCCGGCACGACGAGCGCTGCCGGCGTCAAGGCGGCCTTCCTCAAGCAGATCATTGTGGGCGAAACCCTCGTCCCCGAGATCACGCCAGTTTTTGCCCTCGAACTGCTGTCGCACATGAAGGGTGGCCCTTCGATCGATGTTCTGCTCGATATCGCGCTCGGCGATGACGCGGCGATTGCCGGCAAAGCTGGCGACGTGCTCAAGACCCAGGTCTTCCTCTATGACGTCGACATGTTCCGGCTGCGCGATGCCTATAAGGCCGGCAACGCCGTCGCCAAGGACGTGCTCGAGAGCTATGCCAAGGCCGAGTTCTTCACCAAGCTCCCTGCTGTCGAAGACGAAATCAAGGTCGTGACCTATATCGCCGCCGAAGGCGATATTTCGACCGATCTGCTGTCGCCCGGTAATCAGGCGCACTCCCGCTCGGACCGCGAGCTGCACGGCCAGTGCATGATCACGCCTGCCGCGCAGAAGGAAATTCAGGCGCTGCAGCGCCAGCACCCCGACAAGCGGGTGATGATGATCGCCGAAAAGGGCACGATGGGCGTGGGCTCGTCGCGTATGTCGGGCGTCAACAACGTGGCGCTGTGGACCGGCAAGCCAGCCAGCCCCTACGTGCCATTCGTCAACTTCGCCCCGATCGTTGCGGGCACCAACGGCATTTCGCCGATTTTCGCAACCACGGTCGACGTGACCGGCGGCATTGGCCTCAATCTCAAGAACTGGGTGAAAAAGCTCGGCGAAGACGGCAAGCCGATCCTCAACAACGAAGGCAATCCGATCCTTGAGCAGAAATATTCTGTCGAGACCGGTACCGTTTTGACGATCGACACGAAGGCCAAAAAGCTGCGCGACGAAGCCGGCAATGAGCTGGTCGATGTCGCCGCAGCCTTCACGCCGCAAAAGACCGAGTTCATGAAGGCCGGCAGCTCCTACGCCATCGTCTTCGGCAAGAAGCTGCAGACCTTTGCCGCCCAGACGCTCGGCGTCGAAGCGCCTGCGGTCTTTGCTCCGAACAAGGAAATCACCGTCGAAGGCCAGGGTCTGACCGCGGTCGAAAAGATCTTCAACCGCAATGCCGTTGGCGTGGCACCGGGCAAGGTGCTGCATGCCGGTTCGGACGTCCGCGTCACGGTCAATATCGTCGGCTCGCAGGACACGACTGGCCTGATGACCGCGCAGGAACTTGAGGCGATGGCGGCCACTGTCATTTCGCCACTGGTCGATGGCGCCTATCAGTCGGGCTGCCACACGGCATCGGTCTGGGACAAAAAGGCTCAGGCCAATATCCCCAAGCTCATGGCCTTCATGAACAATTTCGGTGTTATCACGGCGCGTGATCCGAAGGGCAGCTATCACGCCATGACCGACGTGATCCACAAGGTGCTCAACGACATCACCGTGGACGATTGGGCCATCATCATCGGCGGTGACAGCCACACCCGCATGTCCAAGGGCGTCGCTTTTGGCGCGGACTCGGGCACCGTGGCGCTGGCTCTGGCCACGGGCGAGGCCACCATGCCGATCCCGCAGTCGGTCAAGGTGACCTTCAAGGGCACGATGCAGCCGCATATGGACTTCCGCGACGTGGTGCATGCCACGCAGGCGCAGATGCTCAAGCAACACGGCGACAACGTCTTCCAGGGCCGCATCATCGAAGTCCATATCGGCACGCTGCTGGCCGATCAGGCCTTCACGTTCACCGACTGGACGGCAGAGATGAAGGCCAAGGCCTCGATCTGCATTTCGCAGGACGCGACGCTGATCGAGTCGCTGGAAATCGCTAAGTCGCGCATCCAGATCATGATCGACAAGGGCATGGACAACCCGGCCCAGACGCTCAAGGGCCTGATCGCCAAGGCCGATGCCCGCATTTTCGAGATCCGCTCGGGTGAAAAGCCGGCGCTGACGCCCGATGCCAATGCGAAATACTTCGCCGAAGTGGTCGTCGATCTCGACCTGATCGACGAGCCGATGATCGCTGACCCAGACGTCAACAATTCCGACGTCTCGCGCCGCTATACCCACGACACCATCCGCCCGGTTTCCTACTATGGCGGCACCAAGAAGGTGGACCTTGGGTTTGTGGGTTCGTGCATGGTGCATAAGGGCGACATGAAGATCGTCGCCCAGATGCTCAAGAACATCGAAAAGACCGAAGGCAAGGTCGAGTTCAAGGCGCCTCTGGTGGTCGCTGCGCCGACCTACAACATCATCGACGAGCTCAAGGCCGAAGGCGACTGGGAAATCCTCCAGAAGTATTCCGGCTTTGAATTCGACGACCTCAAGCCCAAGACATCCAACCGCACCGAGTACGAGAACATCCTCTATCTCGAACGTCCCGGCTGTAACCTCTGCATGGGCAACCAGGAAAAGGCCGAAAAGGGCGACACCGTTCTGGCCACTTCGACCCGCCTGTTCCAGGGCCGCGTCGTGGAAGACACGGCCGAAAAGAAGGGTGAATCGCTGCTCGCCTCGACCCCGGTCGTCGTGCTCTCCGCCATCCTCGGCCGCACCCCAAGCGCCGAAGAATACAAGGCGGCTGTCGTGGGCATCAACCTGACCAAGTTTGCCCCACCGCAAACGACGCCAATCGACTCCAAGTCGGTGCATTTCTAA
- a CDS encoding iron ABC transporter permease: MTTTIEATGAPAPRWGGWTRTAIAFTAFGAALFISILVSLCVGRFSVSAPRALEILFRAITNPGMSVETMDERIVLLVRTPRVIISAMAGAALATAGVALQGVFRNPLVSPEVLGISQGGAFGGALAITLGIWGVPLLAIVFISGFSALVFVGLLARIDGRTEIITVILSGMVVGSLFSAMVSLLQFIADPNSSLPAIVYWLMGSFATATWDRVLISVPGLAIGIGLLWALRFRLNVLSLDDAEARSLGANPDRERWLVFALVALIVGCQVAVSGIVGWVGLVIPHAARLIVGYDHRRLLPATALLGAAFMVTIDTLARTVTAAEIPLGVLTAIVGAPVFAVLLRRHFRDKEAR; this comes from the coding sequence GTGACCACCACAATCGAGGCAACGGGGGCGCCCGCCCCCCGTTGGGGCGGCTGGACCCGCACGGCCATCGCCTTCACGGCCTTCGGCGCTGCGCTGTTCATTTCGATCCTTGTCAGCCTCTGTGTTGGCCGCTTCTCGGTCAGCGCGCCGAGGGCACTCGAGATTCTTTTCCGGGCCATCACCAATCCCGGCATGAGCGTCGAGACCATGGACGAGCGCATCGTCCTGTTGGTCCGCACCCCGCGCGTCATCATCTCGGCCATGGCGGGTGCGGCTTTGGCGACGGCGGGTGTGGCGCTACAAGGCGTATTCCGCAACCCGCTGGTTTCTCCCGAAGTGCTGGGCATTTCCCAGGGCGGCGCGTTCGGTGGCGCATTGGCGATCACGTTGGGTATCTGGGGCGTACCGCTGCTGGCCATCGTCTTTATCAGCGGATTTTCGGCTCTGGTTTTCGTCGGCCTGCTGGCCCGCATCGACGGCCGCACCGAGATCATCACCGTCATCCTGTCCGGCATGGTGGTGGGCTCGCTGTTCTCGGCGATGGTGTCGCTGCTGCAATTCATCGCCGATCCAAATAGCTCACTGCCGGCCATCGTCTATTGGCTGATGGGCTCGTTCGCGACCGCCACCTGGGATCGCGTGCTGATTTCAGTGCCCGGGCTGGCCATCGGCATCGGGCTGCTATGGGCGCTGCGCTTCCGGCTCAACGTGCTGTCGCTTGATGATGCCGAAGCCCGTAGCCTAGGCGCAAATCCTGACCGCGAACGCTGGCTAGTCTTTGCACTGGTGGCGCTGATTGTCGGGTGCCAGGTCGCTGTTTCGGGCATCGTTGGCTGGGTTGGCCTCGTCATCCCGCATGCGGCCCGGTTGATCGTCGGCTACGATCACCGCCGCCTGTTGCCCGCCACCGCCCTGCTGGGCGCGGCGTTCATGGTCACCATCGACACGCTGGCACGAACCGTTACGGCTGCCGAAATTCCGCTGGGCGTTCTGACAGCCATCGTCGGAGCACCGGTCTTTGCCGTGCTGCTGCGCCGGCACTTTCGCGACAAGGAAGCCAGATGA
- a CDS encoding energy transducer TonB — protein sequence MSDVAMPVMISPRLQEQRESMAALPKRAPRQQTTAPASPPPAANTVSPQQWQSQVLAQLDRRKVYPRAAQADGVQGSVGISFSVSASGQITAVSIARSSGSPVLDQAALDTARRASPLPTPPAGYANRSITATIRFSLR from the coding sequence ATGTCAGACGTTGCGATGCCGGTGATGATTTCGCCACGACTGCAGGAGCAGCGCGAAAGCATGGCGGCTTTGCCCAAACGTGCGCCGCGTCAGCAGACAACAGCACCCGCATCCCCGCCGCCTGCCGCAAACACCGTCTCGCCACAACAGTGGCAGTCCCAGGTTCTGGCCCAACTCGACCGACGCAAAGTCTATCCGCGCGCCGCCCAGGCCGACGGCGTACAAGGCTCGGTCGGTATCAGTTTTTCGGTCAGCGCCAGCGGCCAGATCACCGCCGTCAGCATCGCCCGCTCATCGGGATCGCCCGTGCTCGACCAAGCCGCGCTGGACACCGCCCGCCGCGCCTCTCCGCTCCCAACACCACCCGCCGGCTACGCCAACCGTTCGATCACCGCAACAATCCGCTTCTCATTGCGATAG